A stretch of the Miscanthus floridulus cultivar M001 unplaced genomic scaffold, ASM1932011v1 fs_214_2_3, whole genome shotgun sequence genome encodes the following:
- the LOC136530820 gene encoding uncharacterized protein: MGLNAVAVAFYAFPVLISVLAVRFFYVLWHSGQPASRPRATGLRCLIVLGSGGHTAEMMNIVTTLQKDRFTPRYYVAALTDNMSLQKAQVYEQSLIQSDGMKTAENAHFMQIYRSREVGQSYITSIATTFLATLHAMWLVIRIRPQVIFCNGPGTCFPLCISAFLLKVLGMGWSSIFYIESIARVKKLSLSGLLLYKLRIADQFFVQWPQLQHKYPRACCAGRLM, encoded by the exons ATGGGTCTCAACGCCGTGGCTGTCGCCTTCTACGCCTTTCCAGTACTTATCTCTGTGCTCGCAGTCCGCTTCTTCTATGTGCTGTGGCACAGTGGCCAACCAGCGTCGAGGCCGCGCGCCACTGGATTGCGTTGTCTCATAGTCCTTGGCTCCG GAGGGCATACCGCAGAAATGATGAATATTGTAACAACACTTCAGAAGGATAGGTTCACACCAAGATACTATGTGGCTGCACTTACTGACAACATGAGTCTTCAAAAGGCACAGGTCTATGAACAGTCACTTATTCAG AGTGATGGAATGAAGACTGCCGAGAATGCTCATTTCATGCAGATATACCGTAGTCGTGAAGTAGGCCAATCTTATATTACATCCATCGCAACAACATTTCTAGCCACATTGCATGCTATGTGGCTAGTAATAAGAATCAGACCACAAGTG ATATTTTGCAATGGTCCAGGGACATGCTTTCCTCTATGCATCTCAGCTTTCCTTCTGAAG GTGCTTGGTATGGGATGGTCCTCCATTTTCTACATTGAAAGCATTGCAAGGGTGAAGAAGCTATCATTGAGCGGTTTACTGTTGTACAAGCTACGGATAGCTGACCAGTTCTTTGTGCAGTGGCCCCAGCTGCAGCATAAGTATCCTCGAGCATGCTGTGCAGGTCGTTTGATGTGA